The following are encoded in a window of Catharus ustulatus isolate bCatUst1 chromosome 12, bCatUst1.pri.v2, whole genome shotgun sequence genomic DNA:
- the ALDH1A3 gene encoding aldehyde dehydrogenase family 1 member A3 translates to MAALNGAVENGQPDKKVPQLPRPLRSLEVKYTKIFINNEWHESTSGKKFPTYNPSTLEKICDIEEGDKPDVDNAVEAAKAAFQRGSPWRQMDAPSRGRLLHKLADLLERDRVTLATLETMDTGKPFLQAYFIDLEGCIKTLRYYAGWADKIQGRTIPVDENFVCFTRHEPMGVCGAITPWNFPLLMLVWKMAPALCCGNTLVIKPAEQTPLTSLYIGSLIKEVGFPPGVVNIVPGYGPTAGAAISTHDNIDKIAFTGSTKVGKLIKEAASKSNLKRVTLELGGKNPCIVCADADLDLAVECAHQGVFFNQGQCCTAASRVFVEEQIYPEFVKRSVEFAKKRLVGDPFDARTEQGPQIDQEQFDKILELIESGKKEGAKLECGGLAIEDRGLFIKPTVFSEVTDNMRIAKEEIFGPVQPIMKFKSIEEVIRRANSTEYGLTAAVFTKNLDRALTLASALQSGTVWINCYNALYAQAPFGGFKMSGNGRELGEYALAEYTEVKTVTIKLSQKSP, encoded by the exons ATATTTATTAACAATGAGTGGCACGAGTCTACAAGTGGAAAGAAGTTCCCCACCTACAACCCTTCAACGCTGGAGAAAATTTGTGACATTGAGGAAGGAGATAAG CCTGATGTGGATAATGCAGTGGAGGCAGCAAAGGCAGCGTTCCAGAGGGGCTCTCCATGGAGACAGATGGATGCCCCCAGCAGAGGAAGGCTCCTGCACAAGCTGGCAGATCTCCTGGAGCGGGACAGAGTCACCCTGGCA actCTGGAAACAATGGACACAGGAAAACCTTTTCTGCAGGCTTATTTCATTGACCTGGAAGGCTGTATAAAAACACTCCGCTATTACGCTGGATGGGCTGACAAAATTCAGGGCAGGACTATTCCCGTGG ATGAGAACTTTGTCTGCTTCACCCGGCACGAGCCCATGGGTGTGTGTGGAGCCATAACCCCA TGGAACTTCCCCCTGCTGATGCTGGTTTGGAAGATGgcaccagctctgtgctgtggaaaCACTCTGGTCATTAAGCCAGCTGAACAAACTCCGCTCACGTCGCTCTACATTGGCTCTCTGATCAAAGAG GTGGGTTTCCCTCCAGGTGTGGTGAACATTGTGCCAGGCTACGgccccacagctggagctgcaattTCTACCCATGACAACATtgataaaattgcttttactgGATCCACCAAG GTTGGAAAACTGATCAAAGAAGCTGCTTCTAAAAGCAACCTCAAAAGGGTGACattggagctgggagggaagaaCCCCTGCATTGTGTGTGCAGATGCAGACT TGGACTTGGCAGTGGAATGTGCCCACCAAGGCGTGTTCTTCAACCAggggcagtgctgcactgctgcctcccGGGTCTTTGTGGAGGAGCAGATCTACCCCGAGTTCGTCAAGCGCAGCGTGGAGTTTGCCAAGAAGAGACTGGTTGGAGACCCCTTTGATGCCAGAACTGAGCAAGGGCCCCAG ATTGACCAAGAGCAGTTTGATAAAATCCTGGAGCTGATAGAAAGTGGGAAGAAAGAAGGGGCTAAGCTGGAGTGTGGAGGTCTTGCCATTGAAGACAGAGGCCTGTTTATAAAACCCACGGTGTTTTCAGAGGTCACTGACAACATGAGAATTGCCAAAGAAGAG ATTTTTGGGCCAGTTCAGCCAATTATGAAGTTCAAGAGTATAGAAGAGGTTATAAGAAGAGCCAACAGCACCGAGTACGGACTCACAGCTGCGGTGTTCACCAAGAACCTGGACAGAGCCTTGACCCTGGCTTCAGCTCTGCAGTCAGGAACAGTCTG GATCAACTGTTACAATGCGCTCTATGCTCAGGCTCCTTTTGGTGGCTTTAAAATGTCAGGCAATGGCAGAGAACT TGGGGAATATGCTTTGGCAGAATACACCGAAGTGAAAACAGTCACCATCAAACTCTCCCAGAAGAGTCCATGA